The Thermodesulfovibrionales bacterium DNA segment GTCATCCTTGCTAACCAGGCGCACCACGTGAGAATTCTTGACAGACCTGCAAAGGCAGTGGACGCATGGTATCCCCGTAGAGAGGATTATCTGTAAATCCAAAAGGTTTGAGAATATTGTGATGGTCTTTCCGAACCGAACGGCTTCGAGCTCTGATATAATTGCACATAGCACAACCGGAATTATGTGAGAGGAATGGCTTGTTCCTTCACTGGCTCTTTCTTGAGGGCAACAGAGATAGATTTCGCGGCATTCTCGCAGAGGCAGTTACGTGGCGTGTCGGCCCACTCGCTCTGCACATGAATATTTCGCAGCTGCAATAAGGGAGACAATAGATGTTCATCGGTCATTTCGGGTTGGCATTCAGCGCCAAAGCCGCAGCGCCCAAGACGTCACTGGGAAGCCTCTTTCTGGCATCCCAGTTTATAGACCTTCTCTGGCCGTCTCTTCTCCTCTTGGGCTTCGAGCGTGTCCGCATCGTGCCCGGCATCACCACGGTGTCGCCCCTCGATTTCGAGTCTTATCCCATTTCTCACAGCCTTGTTGCCGTTATGGTCTGGGCTCTGCTCTTCCGAATAATCTACCGTAGCATCAAGAAGTACGACCGTGGTGCGCTTGTTGTTGCGTTACTGCTGATGAGCCATTGGTTCCTCGACCTCATTGTTCATCGGGCTGACCTTCAGCTTGTACCCGGAAGCGACATCCGGGTCGGTTTCGACCTGTGGGCATCGCTTCTCGGCACCCTCGCTGTTGAGCTGCTCATCTTCGCTGTGGGGGTTCTCTTGTATCTTAGGTACACCGTTGCAAGAGACATGATCGGGAAGTGGGCCCTGTGGACTCTCGTTATCTTTCTCGTGGCTGCCTATCTCGGAAATATGTTTGGCCCACCTCCCCCGAACGTGACATCATTGGCGTGGGTGGGTCAAGGGCAATGGCTTCTCATTCTCTGGGGGTATTGGCTTGACCGGCATCGCCAAGCATCTATCATAGAGCGGTGAACTGACCTTCGTCCTTGAGTTTTGGGGAACTATCAAGCGATATGCTATTGTTGTTCAAGGCTTCATGGAAAGACCGCGAGTAATAGAAATGTGGGAGCAAAGTGAAGAAGAGATATGAAAGATACGAATAGTAAGCTATTAGCTACATCACGTGGGCCGGTTGAGTACATGGATACGGGGAATGGAGAGGTCGTGCTTTCTCTTCACGGGGCGATGGGCGGATATGATCAGGCGCACACCCTTGCACGTACCATTGGCGAAATAGATCATCGATATTTGGCTCTTTCTCGCCCTGGGTATCTCGGAACTCCGATTGCGGCAGGAAGGACGCCCGAGGAGCAGGCGGACCTTTACGCCGAAGCCATCGATCTGCTCCATATAGGGCAAGTCATCGTATTCGCTATTTCGGGAGGTGGTCCAAGCGCGATTCACTTTGCTCTTCGCCATCGTGACAAGTGCCGAGGACTTGTGCTGGTTTCAACCTTGGGTGGTCGAGCGAACAACAAAATACCGCCCTTTTTTCATGTTTTGACCCTCCTGGCTGGATGGCCGGCATTTGTAA contains these protein-coding regions:
- a CDS encoding alpha/beta hydrolase — translated: MKDTNSKLLATSRGPVEYMDTGNGEVVLSLHGAMGGYDQAHTLARTIGEIDHRYLALSRPGYLGTPIAAGRTPEEQADLYAEAIDLLHIGQVIVFAISGGGPSAIHFALRHRDKCRGLVLVSTLGGRANNKIPPFFHVLTLLAGWPAFVRIMRNRTESNLKQTLSRSISDPAILERTLMDADAMALYKEVTIGSFYRMAERIKGTRNDIKISRTRTYPLKDIAVPTLVIHGTEDRLVSFEEHGMRLATEIPGAELFAAEGGEHVTIFTHRREVQERVSAFVHGLYGSKYQHE